Proteins encoded together in one Cetobacterium somerae ATCC BAA-474 window:
- a CDS encoding radical SAM protein, translated as MKISKKDALEWFSHLSSLSGDKTEVFKRFSPIIDSTVRQIELAVNKRHQEMKDEIADLKNLKGRTFFVGDQQKFPKGCVSCLFGDGLGGIRKTHQCNLLCKFCYYHDNIDNQEPIPDGMWEIGETLYYEEDIDLLLSIQKKPSGIAYVYLEPFLDIEKYYGIIKKLSEAGIYQHMYTNGSLCTRENLQKLGEAGLNELRFNLGAVKCSDKVIENMAIAKEYIPMVGIETPMTPEFYEEFQEKKEKILATGIDFINCAELHFGEDNINNYVGERMYMARRGYISPLWSREITFKLMKQACDENWPVVVHDCSNHTKYSRELNKNSKQGQPFGSTTYVSEFDRFLPHLFLATLEDESFVFIEEAELPENLKLENCLDEIDFLIVDDEDEMYEDFFVEEDEEEEE; from the coding sequence ATGAAAATATCAAAAAAAGATGCATTAGAGTGGTTTAGTCATTTATCATCACTTTCTGGAGATAAAACAGAAGTATTTAAAAGATTTAGCCCAATTATAGATTCAACTGTTAGACAGATTGAGTTAGCAGTTAATAAAAGACACCAAGAGATGAAAGATGAGATTGCTGATCTGAAAAATCTTAAAGGAAGAACATTCTTCGTTGGAGATCAACAAAAATTCCCTAAAGGATGTGTTTCTTGCTTATTTGGTGACGGTCTTGGTGGAATAAGAAAAACTCACCAATGTAACTTACTATGTAAGTTCTGTTACTACCATGATAATATTGATAATCAAGAGCCAATTCCAGATGGAATGTGGGAAATTGGAGAGACACTTTATTATGAAGAGGATATAGACCTATTATTATCTATACAGAAAAAACCTAGTGGAATTGCATATGTATACTTAGAGCCGTTCTTAGATATTGAAAAATATTATGGAATTATAAAAAAGCTAAGTGAAGCTGGAATTTATCAACATATGTATACGAATGGTTCGCTATGTACAAGAGAGAACTTACAAAAACTTGGTGAAGCTGGATTAAATGAGTTAAGATTTAATTTAGGTGCTGTTAAATGTAGTGATAAAGTTATTGAAAATATGGCAATAGCTAAAGAGTACATTCCAATGGTTGGAATAGAGACTCCAATGACTCCAGAATTTTATGAAGAGTTCCAAGAAAAGAAGGAAAAGATTCTAGCAACAGGTATAGACTTTATAAACTGTGCTGAACTTCACTTTGGAGAAGACAATATAAATAACTATGTTGGAGAGAGAATGTATATGGCTAGAAGAGGATATATATCTCCACTTTGGTCAAGAGAGATTACATTTAAACTTATGAAACAAGCTTGTGATGAGAATTGGCCAGTAGTTGTTCACGATTGTTCAAACCATACAAAATACTCAAGAGAGTTAAATAAAAACTCTAAACAAGGACAACCTTTTGGAAGTACAACTTATGTTAGTGAGTTTGATAGATTCTTACCACATCTATTCTTAGCAACTTTAGAGGATGAGAGCTTTGTTTTTATTGAAGAAGCTGAGTTACCAGAAAATTTAAAATTAGAAAATTGTTTAGATGAAATAGATTTTCTTATAGTTGATGATGAAGATGAGATGTATGAGGATTTCTTTGTTGAAGAGGACGAGGAAGAAGAGGAGTAG
- a CDS encoding NAD(P)/FAD-dependent oxidoreductase: MKVVINNINVSIEKNQTLELKKEIIKRGIKEENIEKIEYSKRSIDSRKKTDIKFVYNIEVTLKNDVDISSLTNVNPFKENEEVNYKAKDGIERVAVIGAGPAGLFAALRLCELGIKPIVYERGEKVDDRDKTIDEFIKFSMLNPNSNIQFGEGGAGTYSDGKLNTRVKSGYMNKIFLELVANGAQEQILWDYKPHVGTDVLKVVVKNLREKIINLGGEFHFNTLIKDVIILDGKVKGIKIQNLKSPILVEENVLFDHVILAIGHSSRDTYRMLHKHGVFMENKPFAIGARIEHPRVDIDTMQYGKMCSHPNLEAATYSLTYNNRDEERGVFSFCMCPGGVIVNAASQEGGTLVNGMSYSQRDGRFSNSALVVGVKANEFGDELFSGMEYQDQLEKKTYDIIGNYGALYQNTLDFLKGKTTNRKIESSYEMELKSYDLNNLFPEVISKNMKMAMGYWEKTQRNFISEHANLIGPETRTSAPVKVTRNEFGESVNTKGLYPIGEGAGYAGGIISAAIDGFKVVDLAFATL; this comes from the coding sequence GTGAAAGTCGTTATAAACAATATTAATGTTTCTATTGAAAAGAATCAAACCCTTGAACTTAAAAAAGAGATCATTAAAAGAGGAATAAAAGAAGAGAATATAGAAAAAATAGAGTATTCAAAAAGATCAATAGATAGTAGAAAAAAAACTGATATAAAATTTGTTTACAATATAGAGGTTACATTAAAAAATGATGTAGATATCTCATCTCTAACAAATGTAAATCCATTTAAAGAGAATGAGGAAGTAAACTATAAAGCAAAAGATGGAATAGAAAGAGTTGCTGTTATAGGAGCTGGACCAGCTGGACTTTTTGCTGCTCTTAGACTTTGTGAACTTGGAATAAAGCCTATAGTTTATGAACGTGGAGAAAAAGTTGACGATAGAGATAAAACTATTGATGAATTTATAAAATTTAGTATGCTTAATCCTAATTCAAATATTCAATTTGGAGAGGGTGGAGCAGGAACATATTCAGACGGAAAGTTAAACACTAGAGTAAAAAGTGGATATATGAATAAAATATTTTTAGAGTTAGTTGCTAATGGTGCCCAAGAACAAATACTTTGGGATTATAAACCACATGTAGGAACTGATGTATTAAAGGTAGTAGTAAAAAATTTAAGAGAAAAAATTATAAATTTAGGTGGAGAGTTTCATTTTAACACTTTAATAAAGGATGTTATAATTTTAGATGGAAAAGTAAAAGGTATAAAGATTCAAAATCTGAAATCACCAATCTTAGTAGAAGAGAATGTTTTATTTGATCATGTAATATTAGCTATAGGACATTCATCGAGAGATACTTATAGAATGCTTCATAAACATGGTGTTTTTATGGAAAATAAACCTTTTGCCATAGGAGCAAGAATCGAACATCCAAGAGTGGATATAGATACAATGCAGTATGGTAAGATGTGTTCTCACCCAAATTTAGAAGCTGCAACATATAGCTTAACTTATAACAATAGAGATGAAGAAAGAGGAGTATTTTCATTTTGTATGTGTCCAGGTGGTGTAATTGTAAACGCTGCTTCTCAAGAGGGAGGGACACTTGTTAATGGAATGAGTTACTCTCAAAGAGATGGTAGATTTTCTAACTCAGCACTTGTTGTAGGAGTTAAAGCTAATGAGTTTGGAGATGAACTTTTCTCAGGAATGGAATATCAAGATCAACTTGAAAAGAAAACTTATGATATAATTGGAAATTACGGAGCACTATATCAAAATACTCTTGATTTCTTGAAAGGGAAAACTACAAATAGAAAGATTGAGTCTAGTTATGAGATGGAATTGAAAAGCTATGACTTAAATAATCTTTTCCCAGAGGTAATATCTAAGAATATGAAAATGGCTATGGGGTATTGGGAAAAAACACAAAGAAACTTTATAAGTGAGCATGCAAATTTAATAGGACCAGAAACTAGAACATCTGCTCCTGTAAAAGTTACAAGAAATGAGTTTGGAGAATCAGTAAATACAAAAGGTCTTTATCCAATAGGAGAGGGAGCTGGATACGCAGGTGGAATTATAAGTGCTGCCATTGATGGTTTTAAAGTAGTGGACTTAGCCTTTGCAACACTTTAA
- a CDS encoding HU family DNA-binding protein — MTKKEFIDLFAKTGEYTKKDAEKAVKLFLDLVEQKLVEGEPVSFIGWGKFEVVTRAARHVRNPQTGKKMKLKEKKVVKFRVGKTLEEKIV; from the coding sequence ATGACTAAAAAAGAGTTTATCGATTTATTTGCAAAAACAGGTGAATACACTAAAAAAGATGCAGAGAAGGCAGTTAAGTTATTTTTAGATTTAGTTGAACAAAAGTTAGTTGAAGGTGAACCAGTATCATTTATAGGATGGGGAAAATTTGAAGTAGTTACTAGAGCAGCAAGACACGTAAGAAACCCACAAACAGGTAAGAAAATGAAATTAAAAGAGAAAAAAGTTGTTAAATTTAGAGTTGGAAAAACTTTAGAGGAAAAAATAGTATAA
- a CDS encoding HD domain-containing protein has translation MERIQKQMAFLFEIDKVKDIFRQSLVVNGKREENDAEHSWHMALVALTIKEYFQGEVNLERSLKMILIHDLVEIYAGDTPAFGEVRPDKADDELKAAVKLFSLLPDDQKDEFLNLWLEFEECESNEAKFANVCDRYQGFMQNLTSDGHTWKKFNAPMERVLKRAEVIKIYVPELYEKVMLPEFLKYQERGIIK, from the coding sequence ATGGAAAGAATTCAAAAACAGATGGCATTTTTATTTGAAATTGATAAAGTGAAGGATATTTTTAGACAATCACTTGTTGTAAATGGAAAAAGAGAGGAAAATGATGCAGAGCACAGTTGGCATATGGCTTTAGTTGCTTTGACAATAAAAGAGTACTTTCAAGGAGAGGTCAATTTAGAAAGATCTCTGAAAATGATTTTAATCCATGATTTAGTTGAGATATACGCTGGGGATACTCCCGCTTTTGGTGAAGTAAGACCTGATAAAGCTGACGATGAGTTAAAAGCTGCAGTTAAACTTTTCTCTCTCCTACCAGATGATCAAAAAGATGAGTTTTTAAACCTTTGGTTAGAGTTTGAAGAGTGTGAAAGTAATGAAGCTAAATTTGCAAATGTTTGTGATAGATATCAAGGATTTATGCAAAACTTAACTTCTGATGGACATACTTGGAAGAAATTTAACGCTCCTATGGAGAGAGTTTTAAAAAGAGCTGAAGTTATAAAAATCTATGTTCCTGAACTATATGAAAAAGTTATGTTACCTGAGTTTTTAAAGTATCAGGAGAGGGGAATTATAAAGTAA